The Metabacillus schmidteae genome has a segment encoding these proteins:
- a CDS encoding ABC transporter permease, translating into MNAYRKFFFKKSLWYLVTLFIAVALNFLLPRLIDGNPVSVIAGQMTQGMTDSDSIKKVYDTFAEEFGIDKPLWQQFFIYLGNLMKGDLGTSFGLYPTPVTSILASAVPWTLALQLPAILVGWIIGNALGAIAAYKKGVFDKVLFPTFLFINSIPFFILAIIMLYIFGLTLNWFPTSGGYNYQMTPNLSFEFIGSVISHHFLPFLSIVLVTIGGQAIGMREMSIYELNTDYVLYSKLLGIKDSTIARYVFKNAMLPQITGLALSIGTMIGGSLITEIVFSYPGIGTWLFTAIRQLDYPLISGATLLIAISVLLANFTIEIIYGLVDPRIKATQMEEE; encoded by the coding sequence ATGAACGCGTATCGGAAATTTTTCTTTAAAAAGTCCCTCTGGTATTTAGTGACCTTATTTATTGCCGTAGCATTAAACTTTCTATTACCAAGACTCATCGATGGTAACCCGGTTAGTGTGATCGCAGGCCAAATGACACAAGGAATGACAGACAGTGATTCGATAAAAAAAGTGTATGATACATTTGCTGAAGAGTTCGGAATTGATAAGCCATTATGGCAGCAATTTTTTATTTATTTAGGGAATCTGATGAAGGGGGATTTAGGAACATCATTTGGTCTTTATCCAACACCAGTTACTTCCATTCTTGCATCAGCTGTACCTTGGACTTTAGCATTACAGCTGCCTGCCATTCTGGTTGGCTGGATTATCGGTAATGCACTTGGAGCTATTGCCGCTTATAAAAAAGGTGTATTCGATAAAGTACTTTTCCCAACCTTCTTATTTATTAACTCGATTCCATTTTTTATCTTAGCAATCATTATGCTGTACATCTTTGGCTTAACTCTTAATTGGTTCCCTACATCTGGTGGATATAATTATCAAATGACGCCAAACTTAAGTTTTGAATTTATCGGATCTGTGATAAGTCATCACTTCCTCCCCTTCCTATCAATTGTTTTAGTCACAATTGGTGGTCAAGCTATCGGAATGAGGGAGATGTCAATCTATGAATTAAACACAGATTATGTGCTATATAGTAAATTATTAGGAATAAAAGATTCAACGATTGCTAGATATGTATTTAAAAACGCGATGCTTCCCCAAATTACAGGTCTAGCTTTATCAATTGGTACAATGATCGGCGGATCTTTAATCACAGAAATTGTCTTTAGTTATCCCGGCATTGGAACATGGCTATTTACAGCCATTCGCCAACTGGATTACCCGCTTATCTCAGGTGCAACTCTCTTAATTGCCATTTCTGTTCTTTTAGCGAACTTTACAATTGAAATCATCTACGGCTTAGTTGATCCAAGAATTAAAGCGACACAAATGGAGGAAGAATAA
- a CDS encoding ABC transporter ATP-binding protein, producing MKPEQEILISGNNITKVFGYGKNKNTAVDSVNFAFHRGEIISIVGESGSGKTTLAKIVMGLLKETSGEITYKGQPRKLKSHRDRKAYWQDIQAIFQDPFSSFNLFHKVEKLLNDCIDLQGLKLSKEERFEKMKEACTFVNLKFEELYNKYPFELSGGQMQRLMIARIFLLHPKVLLADEPTSMVDACSRSTILDMLLKLRDENDMTIIFITHDVGLAYYVSDTLYIMEKGKIVEQGNADQVLINPQHPYTQQLISDVPKLHEEWNLG from the coding sequence ATGAAGCCTGAACAGGAGATATTAATTAGCGGTAATAATATTACCAAAGTCTTCGGGTATGGTAAAAACAAAAATACCGCCGTTGATTCTGTCAATTTTGCCTTCCACCGCGGTGAAATTATTTCAATAGTTGGTGAAAGTGGGAGCGGAAAAACCACACTTGCTAAAATTGTTATGGGTTTATTAAAAGAAACAAGTGGAGAAATCACCTATAAAGGTCAGCCCCGCAAACTAAAAAGTCATCGTGATCGAAAAGCCTATTGGCAAGATATCCAAGCTATTTTCCAAGATCCTTTTTCATCCTTTAACTTATTTCACAAGGTTGAAAAGTTATTAAACGACTGTATAGATTTGCAAGGACTAAAGCTCTCAAAAGAAGAACGTTTCGAAAAGATGAAAGAGGCCTGTACATTCGTCAATCTTAAGTTTGAGGAATTGTATAATAAATATCCGTTTGAACTTTCCGGCGGACAAATGCAACGACTGATGATTGCGAGAATTTTTCTGCTTCACCCAAAGGTACTGCTGGCTGATGAGCCAACATCGATGGTTGATGCATGCTCCCGCTCTACCATTTTAGATATGTTACTAAAGCTAAGAGATGAAAATGATATGACGATTATTTTTATTACACATGATGTAGGATTAGCCTATTATGTAAGTGACACTCTTTACATTATGGAAAAAGGAAAAATTGTTGAGCAGGGCAATGCTGACCAGGTTCTAATAAATCCACAGCATCCATATACCCAGCAGCTCATCTCAGATGTACCGAAGCTACATGAGGAATGGAACTTGGGTTAG
- a CDS encoding ABC transporter substrate-binding protein: MRFTRVLGLIFGLLMVFALLGACSNNEVKPPSTTDTTTDKPGTEEGDTSKGSTPRNETLYVNGLQWGPPSTFSPLGGNPSFPVAYANSRSLVYENLFMINMLDGALEPLLGTSYEWTDDTTLHIELNPDAKWNDGEAFTAEDVVYSYELGNKYPISWSNFWEAIESVEADGENAVNIRLKQDNPNRLTVLDSLQLVPMMPKHVWEAIEKTHNNDIAAIREEVNPEPVGTGPYKMHTFDNQKITLIRDDNYWGQELFGGLPAPKYVSHVIYKDNAAGSLAFSKGEVDVSQQFIPQVWKMWEDGTPIKTYLKDKPYYLPGSMPSIFFNTTKEGLDNPDVRRAIAMAIDYDKISELAMSGYSGEMKPSITLDTPSESKFVDQEAIKSLQWTTDVDAANELLDSIGAKKGADGIRVLDGVRLGPWEIEAPYGWSDWNASLEIVAQNAKAIGIEIRTNFPEAPVWTNNRQTGKFDIIMDTPAGAVSPSQPWNRARTIMYSEGVAPIGEMAFWNWGRYKNERADELIKEIPTVTDEAKLKEMYTELTKIYLEDVPTIPLMYRPWVFHTVNESVWEGFATDGDGSNIPPQISIDGAGIKDLYQIKNK; this comes from the coding sequence ATGAGATTTACGAGAGTTTTAGGATTAATTTTTGGGTTATTGATGGTTTTTGCTTTGCTTGGGGCTTGTAGTAATAATGAGGTTAAGCCACCTTCTACAACCGATACGACAACTGATAAACCCGGAACAGAAGAAGGAGATACTTCCAAGGGATCAACACCAAGAAATGAAACACTTTATGTTAATGGATTACAGTGGGGTCCACCTTCAACATTTAGCCCGTTAGGTGGGAATCCATCATTCCCAGTTGCTTACGCAAACTCAAGATCACTCGTTTATGAAAATTTGTTTATGATTAACATGCTAGATGGTGCACTGGAGCCTTTACTTGGTACAAGTTATGAATGGACAGATGATACGACTCTTCATATTGAGTTAAATCCTGATGCAAAATGGAATGACGGAGAAGCTTTTACCGCTGAAGATGTCGTGTATTCGTACGAGCTTGGAAACAAATATCCTATTTCCTGGAGTAACTTCTGGGAAGCGATTGAAAGTGTTGAAGCTGACGGTGAGAATGCCGTCAACATTCGCTTAAAGCAAGACAATCCTAATCGACTCACTGTCTTAGATAGTCTGCAGTTAGTCCCTATGATGCCAAAGCATGTGTGGGAAGCGATTGAAAAAACACATAACAATGATATAGCTGCTATTCGTGAGGAAGTAAATCCTGAGCCAGTTGGAACAGGTCCTTATAAAATGCATACATTTGACAACCAAAAAATCACGTTAATAAGAGATGATAACTATTGGGGTCAGGAGTTATTCGGAGGACTGCCGGCACCTAAATATGTAAGCCATGTTATCTATAAAGATAATGCTGCTGGTTCACTTGCGTTTAGCAAAGGTGAAGTAGATGTATCACAGCAATTTATCCCTCAAGTATGGAAGATGTGGGAAGACGGAACTCCGATTAAAACATACTTAAAAGATAAACCTTACTATTTACCAGGATCAATGCCATCGATCTTCTTTAATACAACGAAAGAAGGTCTTGATAATCCTGATGTTAGAAGAGCGATAGCTATGGCAATTGATTATGATAAGATTTCCGAATTAGCGATGAGTGGTTATTCCGGTGAAATGAAGCCATCGATTACGTTAGATACTCCTTCTGAGTCAAAATTCGTTGATCAAGAAGCGATCAAATCACTTCAATGGACAACAGACGTTGATGCTGCTAATGAATTGCTTGACAGTATCGGAGCAAAAAAAGGTGCTGACGGCATACGTGTCCTTGATGGAGTTAGACTTGGACCTTGGGAAATTGAAGCTCCATATGGTTGGTCAGATTGGAATGCATCTCTGGAAATCGTCGCCCAAAACGCTAAAGCGATCGGTATTGAAATTAGAACCAACTTCCCTGAAGCACCTGTATGGACGAATAACCGACAAACAGGAAAGTTTGATATTATCATGGATACCCCTGCCGGTGCTGTAAGCCCAAGTCAACCTTGGAACAGAGCAAGAACAATTATGTACTCTGAAGGTGTTGCTCCAATCGGTGAGATGGCGTTTTGGAACTGGGGAAGATATAAAAACGAAAGAGCAGATGAATTAATTAAAGAAATTCCGACTGTTACAGATGAAGCCAAACTAAAAGAAATGTACACAGAGCTAACTAAGATTTATTTAGAAGACGTTCCAACTATTCCACTCATGTACAGACCTTGGGTATTCCATACAGTGAACGAATCAGTGTGGGAAGGTTTTGCTACCGATGGGGATGGAAGCAATATTCCTCCGCAAATTTCAATAGACGGAGCGGGTATTAAGGATCTTTATCAAATTAAGAATAAATAG
- a CDS encoding alpha/beta hydrolase: MWHLILWIVFGSLLLLSIGIGLISRLLLSPKKVPYEKTYKLGIQKGEIDDRLFQEKKKEELFIPSYYGYKLHGMLFPVENSRKVMIIAHGIKWSLFGSFKYVEMFQKRGYSVLLCDHRFHGLSGGKYTSFGYYEKDDLKAWIDYIFSRMGEGVIIGLLGESLGAASALEASKRDHRVKFCIADCAFSDFSTLLRIRLKLDFKLRLFPIIDLVSLIIKLRHGWSFPEISPIKGLEKTKTPILFIHGKEDRFIPLQMTVDMFKRKRENKKLYLVPRAGHAEAFNVDPKGYEKRVIDFIKEIEGVKANLC, from the coding sequence ATGTGGCATTTGATCTTATGGATTGTGTTTGGTTCTTTGTTGCTACTTTCAATTGGTATTGGTCTGATAAGCCGGCTGCTTCTTTCGCCAAAAAAGGTACCTTATGAAAAAACATATAAGCTTGGCATCCAAAAAGGGGAAATAGATGATCGCTTGTTTCAAGAGAAGAAAAAAGAAGAGCTTTTTATTCCATCTTATTATGGTTATAAGCTCCATGGCATGCTGTTTCCAGTGGAAAATAGCAGGAAAGTAATGATTATTGCCCATGGTATAAAATGGTCATTATTTGGGAGTTTTAAATATGTAGAAATGTTCCAAAAAAGGGGCTATAGTGTTCTGTTGTGTGATCATAGATTCCATGGATTAAGCGGAGGGAAATACACCTCATTTGGTTATTATGAAAAAGACGACTTAAAAGCATGGATCGATTACATTTTCTCAAGAATGGGCGAAGGTGTTATTATCGGGTTGTTAGGTGAATCACTAGGAGCGGCCTCAGCTTTGGAGGCAAGCAAACGTGATCATCGTGTGAAGTTTTGTATTGCGGACTGTGCCTTCAGTGACTTTTCAACACTGTTACGTATAAGGCTGAAACTGGACTTCAAGCTACGGTTATTTCCGATTATTGATTTAGTCAGCCTCATTATTAAGCTTAGACATGGCTGGAGCTTTCCTGAAATCTCTCCTATAAAAGGCTTGGAAAAAACCAAAACACCTATATTGTTTATACACGGAAAAGAGGATCGTTTTATTCCTTTGCAAATGACTGTAGATATGTTTAAACGAAAAAGGGAAAATAAAAAGCTATACCTAGTACCACGTGCCGGTCATGCAGAAGCATTTAATGTTGATCCAAAAGGGTATGAAAAGAGGGTTATTGATTTTATTAAAGAAATAGAAGGTGTAAAAGCCAACTTATGTTAA
- a CDS encoding MDR family MFS transporter, with protein sequence MRIKDWDTNLKIRLFGEALMNITYWMFFPFLTIYFATEFGKEKAGLILIISQVFSVLANLMGGYFADRFGRKTMMVLASFGQGISFILFAFSNSPWLQLPLLGFICFTFAGVFGAFYWPASQAMVADVVEEKHRSSVFAVFYTSINIAVVIGPILGAIFYVDHPFEVLVLSGIVCIILSLLLAKQTRETAPAYKSDENEQAAKWYSSIVKQVRDYQIIFRDKTFLLYIIAGVLVALTFMQLDMILPVYITDIIYQQELLSIGNWSLTLNGEQAFGVILSENGFLVALFTIIITKLMTKYKERNVFILSSIVYGISMLVFGFTESIWLFIFAMAIFTLAELMTAGMQQTFVSKLAPEHMRGQYFAAASLRYTIGRTIAPIAIPMSLWFGYQVTFIILGAFAFFSGFLYNVMFQKAEAKVKQVEVS encoded by the coding sequence ATGAGAATTAAAGACTGGGATACAAACCTTAAAATTCGTTTGTTTGGTGAAGCATTAATGAACATCACCTATTGGATGTTCTTTCCGTTTTTAACTATTTATTTTGCCACTGAGTTTGGTAAAGAAAAGGCTGGTCTCATTCTTATTATATCGCAGGTGTTCTCTGTTCTTGCAAACTTAATGGGTGGATACTTCGCTGATCGTTTTGGCAGAAAAACAATGATGGTCCTTGCATCGTTTGGTCAAGGAATATCATTCATTCTTTTTGCCTTCTCGAATTCTCCTTGGCTCCAATTACCACTTTTAGGTTTTATCTGTTTTACTTTTGCAGGTGTTTTCGGTGCCTTCTATTGGCCGGCCTCACAGGCAATGGTTGCTGATGTTGTGGAAGAAAAGCATCGAAGCAGTGTTTTTGCCGTCTTCTATACATCTATTAATATAGCTGTTGTCATTGGTCCTATCTTAGGAGCTATATTCTATGTTGATCATCCTTTTGAAGTATTAGTATTGTCCGGGATTGTCTGTATCATCCTTTCTCTTTTACTAGCAAAACAAACAAGAGAAACTGCCCCCGCCTACAAATCAGATGAAAATGAACAAGCAGCGAAATGGTACAGCTCGATCGTTAAACAAGTTCGAGATTATCAAATTATTTTTCGTGACAAAACATTCTTGCTCTATATCATAGCAGGAGTTCTTGTTGCTCTTACTTTTATGCAATTAGATATGATTCTACCCGTTTACATTACAGATATAATCTATCAACAAGAGTTGCTTTCAATTGGCAATTGGTCACTAACCCTTAATGGTGAGCAGGCTTTTGGTGTTATTTTATCTGAAAATGGATTCCTTGTTGCCTTATTTACTATTATCATCACAAAGTTGATGACGAAATATAAAGAAAGAAATGTATTTATCCTCTCTTCTATTGTTTATGGAATTTCTATGCTTGTTTTTGGTTTTACAGAGTCTATTTGGTTATTTATCTTTGCTATGGCGATCTTTACTCTTGCAGAGCTCATGACAGCCGGAATGCAGCAAACATTTGTGTCAAAGCTTGCTCCGGAGCATATGAGAGGGCAATATTTCGCTGCCGCGAGTCTGCGTTATACGATCGGCAGAACGATTGCACCAATTGCCATTCCAATGTCATTATGGTTTGGTTACCAAGTTACATTTATCATTTTAGGAGCATTCGCCTTCTTTAGCGGTTTTTTATATAATGTGATGTTTCAAAAGGCAGAAGCAAAAGTGAAGCAGGTTGAAGTGAGTTAA
- a CDS encoding YflJ family protein: MHCGSKGWYVNELKKLGVRRHEERKLESYKKHFLANLLEKHSK; this comes from the coding sequence ATGCATTGCGGAAGCAAAGGATGGTATGTAAACGAACTGAAAAAGCTTGGTGTTCGCCGTCATGAAGAGAGAAAACTCGAAAGCTATAAAAAACATTTTTTAGCTAATCTACTTGAAAAACATTCCAAGTAA
- a CDS encoding IS1182 family transposase, translating to MKYDHISFVNYNMNQLVLPLDLEILIPQNHLSTIVHEAVEKLDDTLLVQPYKGGGRPSYHPKMLLKVIIYAYTQKVYSGRQMEKLLTENIYFMWLSGSQTPDFRTINRFRSERMRDIIYQVFFSIVELLREKGLVKLENYFVDGTKIEANANQYTFVWRKATEKYEKSLDDKYRQLASQIEHILEVEEKSAPSMGLEEKLKETPITSEQIEQSIKKLENHLETEPKDKEAKKAVRLLKKDYLPRKLKYEEQTHLFKGRNSFSKTDTDATFMRMKEDHMRNGQLKPGYNVQTGTEGQFITGFSLHQRAGDPGCLIPHLKHLEEHGVKPEKIVADSGYGSEENYDFLERERRIAYIKYNTFDQEQKRSWKKKIDRVENMEYDEELDEFICANKQRLIFQYETTRTSDNEYVSIKRRYSCFECTGCPFQITCAKGKDQKTITISLENQRQRKEIRERLQSEKGRKLYSQRKCDVESVFGQLKHNQQFRRFSMRGLQKNTIEWGLLCVAHNCKKMHKAIKENKESEENRYQ from the coding sequence ATGAAATATGATCATATCTCTTTCGTTAATTATAACATGAATCAGTTAGTTCTTCCATTAGACCTTGAAATCCTCATCCCTCAAAATCATTTATCTACCATTGTTCATGAAGCTGTAGAAAAGCTAGACGATACTTTGTTGGTTCAACCCTACAAAGGTGGTGGACGCCCATCATATCATCCGAAAATGTTACTTAAAGTCATCATTTATGCGTATACACAAAAAGTTTACTCAGGAAGACAAATGGAAAAGTTACTAACAGAAAATATCTACTTTATGTGGTTAAGTGGTAGTCAAACTCCTGATTTTCGTACGATCAATCGGTTCCGATCCGAGCGAATGAGAGACATTATCTATCAAGTCTTCTTTTCAATTGTAGAGTTACTGCGTGAAAAAGGATTAGTAAAGCTAGAGAACTATTTTGTAGATGGGACTAAGATAGAAGCAAATGCTAACCAGTATACTTTTGTTTGGAGAAAAGCGACAGAGAAATACGAAAAAAGTTTAGATGACAAATATCGTCAACTTGCTTCACAAATTGAGCATATCCTTGAAGTAGAGGAAAAGTCCGCCCCTTCCATGGGGCTGGAAGAAAAATTGAAAGAAACACCGATTACTTCGGAACAGATTGAACAAAGCATAAAAAAGTTAGAAAATCATTTAGAAACAGAACCCAAAGATAAAGAGGCAAAAAAAGCTGTTCGATTATTAAAAAAGGATTATCTTCCTCGCAAACTGAAATATGAAGAACAAACCCACCTATTCAAGGGAAGAAACAGTTTCTCCAAAACGGATACTGATGCGACCTTTATGAGAATGAAGGAAGATCATATGCGAAATGGACAGTTAAAACCAGGATATAATGTACAAACAGGAACAGAAGGTCAGTTTATTACGGGCTTCTCACTTCATCAAAGAGCAGGTGATCCAGGTTGCTTAATCCCTCACCTCAAACACTTGGAAGAGCACGGAGTGAAACCAGAAAAAATAGTTGCCGATTCTGGTTATGGTAGTGAGGAAAACTATGATTTTCTCGAAAGAGAAAGACGAATTGCGTATATAAAATACAATACGTTTGATCAAGAACAAAAAAGAAGCTGGAAAAAGAAAATCGATCGAGTAGAAAATATGGAGTACGATGAGGAGCTAGATGAATTTATTTGCGCAAACAAGCAACGCCTTATATTCCAGTATGAAACCACAAGAACATCAGATAATGAATATGTTTCAATTAAAAGAAGGTATTCTTGTTTTGAATGTACCGGCTGCCCATTCCAAATAACTTGTGCGAAAGGGAAAGATCAAAAAACAATTACAATATCTCTAGAAAATCAAAGACAACGAAAAGAAATTCGTGAACGTCTTCAGAGTGAAAAAGGTCGAAAATTATATAGTCAACGAAAATGTGATGTGGAAAGTGTATTTGGACAGCTAAAACACAATCAACAGTTCAGACGCTTTTCAATGCGTGGTCTCCAAAAAAATACGATTGAATGGGGGCTTCTTTGCGTTGCACATAACTGTAAAAAAATGCATAAAGCGATAAAGGAAAATAAAGAAAGTGAGGAAAATAGATACCAATAA
- a CDS encoding DnaJ family domain-containing protein, with product MDLFSIIAEDKIKKAIQDGEFDNLPGQGKPLKLDDMSHIPEELRVAYKVLKNSNMLDDVEQLKKEISTIEDLLLACDDLKETQVLEQKKREKQLRVETLMKKRNPFNSSASSFYKNKILDRFK from the coding sequence ATGGATCTTTTCTCAATTATTGCAGAGGATAAAATAAAAAAAGCGATTCAAGATGGTGAATTTGACAACCTTCCCGGTCAAGGAAAACCATTGAAATTAGATGATATGTCACATATTCCTGAAGAATTACGTGTAGCATACAAAGTACTGAAAAATTCAAATATGCTTGATGATGTTGAACAACTAAAAAAAGAAATCAGCACCATCGAAGACCTGCTTCTTGCCTGTGATGATTTAAAAGAGACTCAAGTTTTAGAACAGAAAAAACGGGAAAAGCAATTACGAGTGGAGACATTAATGAAAAAGAGAAATCCATTCAACTCATCGGCTTCATCATTTTATAAAAATAAGATTTTGGATCGGTTTAAATAA
- a CDS encoding ABC transporter ATP-binding protein: MSKNILEVKDLKTYYKTRLKEKVFAVDGVDFHLEDGKTIGIAGESGCGKSTLALSLMGFYFPPLHFGSGSISINDVDIMKLEKEKLRKQVLGREIAYIPQAAMNALNPTIKVIQFIEDIMKEHRPELSKKQVYEMAAERFETLNLSSKVLNSYPNELSGGMKQRTVIAISTILNPKVLIADEPTSALDVTSQKVVIKLLKDLLDKKFIRSLVFITHELPLLYHVTDEIMVMYAGEIVERGKAEDVIFNPIHPYTKKLMGSIIVPESGMKEHKLAAIPGAPPNLKKKIQGCRFADRCSYTTDECKSSKVTTQHVGDRLYRCRIDSETLKEWYANEA; the protein is encoded by the coding sequence ATGAGTAAAAATATTTTAGAAGTAAAAGATCTAAAAACCTACTATAAAACGAGATTAAAAGAGAAAGTCTTTGCTGTGGATGGCGTTGATTTTCATCTTGAGGATGGAAAAACGATCGGAATTGCCGGTGAATCAGGCTGTGGAAAGTCAACATTAGCTCTAAGTTTAATGGGATTTTATTTTCCTCCACTCCATTTTGGAAGCGGATCCATTTCCATCAATGATGTTGATATTATGAAGCTGGAAAAAGAGAAGCTTAGAAAGCAGGTATTAGGCAGGGAAATCGCATATATTCCCCAAGCAGCAATGAATGCACTAAATCCAACAATTAAAGTCATTCAATTCATCGAAGATATTATGAAAGAGCATCGCCCGGAATTATCAAAAAAACAGGTTTATGAAATGGCTGCTGAACGATTTGAGACATTAAATTTATCTTCTAAAGTGTTAAATTCGTATCCCAATGAATTATCCGGTGGTATGAAACAAAGAACGGTTATTGCGATCTCCACAATTTTAAACCCTAAGGTTCTCATTGCAGATGAACCAACCTCTGCCCTTGATGTTACGTCACAAAAAGTCGTGATCAAGCTATTAAAAGATTTATTAGATAAAAAGTTCATCCGATCATTAGTCTTTATCACACACGAACTACCATTACTTTATCATGTCACAGATGAGATCATGGTCATGTATGCAGGAGAAATTGTCGAACGCGGAAAGGCTGAAGACGTCATCTTCAATCCGATTCATCCATATACAAAAAAGCTGATGGGCTCCATCATTGTGCCTGAGTCCGGAATGAAAGAACATAAATTAGCAGCCATTCCAGGTGCACCACCGAACTTAAAAAAGAAAATACAAGGCTGCCGATTTGCAGACAGATGCTCCTACACGACCGATGAATGTAAGAGCAGCAAAGTCACTACCCAGCATGTAGGTGACCGTTTGTATCGTTGTCGAATTGACAGTGAAACATTAAAGGAGTGGTACGCAAATGAAGCCTGA
- a CDS encoding ABC transporter permease: MNSSFQILIRSPKFLIGAITFLLMLAFVTIYPLINTSDPTEMVALAFQPPSAELLLGSDNFGRDLFLELVHGIKTSIFVGLVAGLSATVIGLIIGLSAGYIGGIVDDILTAVTNIFIVIPSFIVLILISVSIDSRSTLITAIVIGITSWPWTARAVRAQTSSLRNRDHVNIAKISGHSTPRIITFEILPYIMSYVVMAFVLQTASGILSEASISMLGLGPYNTISLGIIMNWALTFEAPVSGAWWAFIPAAISIAIITFSLYLMNTGMDEIFNPKIRS; encoded by the coding sequence ATGAATAGTTCTTTTCAAATATTAATTCGCTCCCCTAAATTTCTCATTGGTGCCATTACCTTTCTTTTGATGCTTGCTTTTGTCACGATTTATCCATTAATTAATACTAGCGATCCGACAGAAATGGTGGCATTAGCGTTTCAACCTCCAAGTGCTGAATTGCTATTAGGCTCAGATAACTTTGGTAGAGACCTATTTTTGGAGCTTGTTCACGGTATTAAAACCTCCATTTTTGTAGGTTTAGTTGCCGGCTTAAGTGCAACCGTCATAGGTTTAATTATCGGATTGTCAGCAGGCTACATCGGTGGGATTGTTGATGATATTTTGACAGCGGTAACAAATATTTTCATTGTTATCCCTTCTTTTATCGTTTTAATCTTAATTTCGGTAAGCATTGACTCAAGGAGTACATTAATTACCGCAATTGTGATCGGGATTACAAGCTGGCCGTGGACAGCTCGTGCGGTAAGGGCACAAACCTCTTCCCTACGAAACAGAGACCATGTAAATATCGCTAAAATATCAGGTCACAGTACACCAAGAATTATTACTTTTGAGATTCTTCCCTATATTATGTCTTATGTTGTAATGGCATTTGTGCTGCAAACAGCATCAGGAATTCTATCAGAAGCCTCCATTTCCATGCTTGGTTTAGGACCTTATAATACGATATCCCTTGGAATTATTATGAACTGGGCTTTAACATTTGAAGCTCCTGTTTCGGGTGCATGGTGGGCGTTTATACCAGCAGCGATTTCCATTGCGATTATCACATTCTCCCTTTATTTGATGAACACAGGTATGGATGAAATCTTCAATCCTAAGATAAGGAGCTAA